One segment of Amycolatopsis alba DSM 44262 DNA contains the following:
- a CDS encoding papain-like cysteine protease family protein → MKISLRRGLATACAGVAAMVALQAPVSAAPAITAATTIPIKMQAQEKSNWCWDASGNTIAAYFGHSISQTKFCQVAHNESGSDCANNQGYLSDQQRVFRWLGFSNVGSYNSSGQTLSFATIKAQVDARQPIGTRIGWTNGGGHMHVLYGYDNTNGATTVYYGDPWGSSPRYNQMSYNAYRSNNSFTWTHTVYGIKD, encoded by the coding sequence GTGAAGATCTCACTCAGGCGCGGGCTGGCCACGGCCTGCGCCGGTGTCGCCGCGATGGTCGCCCTGCAGGCGCCCGTCTCCGCGGCGCCCGCGATCACGGCGGCCACCACGATCCCGATCAAGATGCAGGCGCAGGAGAAGAGCAACTGGTGCTGGGACGCCAGCGGCAACACCATCGCCGCGTACTTCGGGCACTCCATCTCCCAGACCAAGTTCTGCCAGGTCGCGCACAACGAGTCCGGTTCGGACTGTGCGAACAACCAGGGCTACCTGAGCGATCAGCAGCGCGTGTTCCGGTGGCTCGGGTTCAGCAACGTCGGCAGCTACAACTCCTCGGGCCAGACGCTGAGCTTCGCGACCATCAAGGCCCAGGTCGACGCGCGGCAGCCGATCGGCACCCGGATCGGCTGGACCAACGGCGGCGGCCACATGCACGTGCTCTACGGCTACGACAACACCAATGGCGCTACGACGGTGTACTACGGCGACCCGTGGGGTTCGAGCCCTCGCTACAACCAGATGAGCTACAACGCCTACCGGTCCAACAACTCGTTCACCTGGACCCACACCGTCTACGGGATCAAGGACTGA
- a CDS encoding helix-turn-helix transcriptional regulator has translation MPTIGAAPVFVARDTELAELVRVAASPPSVAVVEGEPGVGRSRLLEELAAHPVIASRVVWSARCGSFARPCRLAPLVDALLGKSEVAAAHAAGFSPVTGVLRRLIPEWSPWLPSFPENADADTVRQQEFRAVREILTGCGPAVLVLDDVHAADDDTWEFLRGLAASPATSLSVVVSAAACGPRRFPPLRETAAQLSLPAFTADQVRTLLDASFGRCAPDFAEAAHRRTSGIAVDLTALVQSVGDTAEALSADRLASATVPPIVRSRVAGLMTAIGQAAQDVVRAAAVLGSSAGEPDLGAVSASSGGISGAVTEAVEAGLLRDLGRGRYVSGSPLIAEAVYALLPGPSRCAMHGRAAARLASGAEPFASLIARHARLAGDIDAWTQWTGVAVDNAIEDGRTEEASRLLEAALRDTDLPRSARESFAVRLGRELPRSIAHAGTVRLLREILREWPLSKAARGEIRVHLGQVLINQVGKVEAGRLEIELGAADLGRRQALLARGLVTLALPHIGTVPVEENFRWLDEAERASKGEHDAGLLAAIAANRLSARMQIADPEAWQDIADLPRAPESAEVCRQVARTYINLADAVAWNGHYPVARAYLSTARRLIRDDHQPYLDALADGTELRLDLAMGEWASVAEKARAMLTRVDKDSSLAAEPLLVLGWYEYGQHRPTAALRSFDAAFALSAGSVPVQASAYAGRVAVHQAGKDLQAARRLAEYGLETVRRKNNWVWAAELMPFAVRTMLGLGQHVEARELLAEYRQGIDGKDAPVANASALLCRGMLTQARGETLAAGDLLLGAAQAYCALPFPYFAAYADELAAVCFSEAGEQARAVASFTTAETVYASLGAAVDALRCRRSLRRCDPEMPRRGRKGYGEGLSPRELEVARLAAQNLTNREIGERLFLSPRTVEIHVGRALRKLGLPSRTVLTEDLLRTATGEGSKTA, from the coding sequence ATGCCGACGATCGGTGCGGCACCGGTGTTCGTGGCCCGCGACACCGAATTGGCCGAACTGGTGCGCGTCGCCGCTAGCCCGCCGTCGGTCGCCGTCGTCGAGGGCGAACCGGGTGTGGGCCGGAGCCGCCTGCTCGAAGAACTGGCTGCCCATCCCGTGATCGCGTCGCGCGTGGTCTGGTCCGCCCGATGCGGTTCCTTCGCGCGACCGTGCCGTCTGGCGCCCTTGGTCGACGCGCTGCTCGGGAAGAGCGAGGTGGCCGCCGCCCATGCGGCGGGTTTCTCCCCGGTGACCGGCGTCCTGCGACGGCTGATCCCCGAATGGTCGCCGTGGCTGCCGTCGTTCCCGGAGAACGCGGACGCCGACACCGTCCGGCAGCAGGAGTTCCGCGCCGTGCGCGAAATACTGACCGGCTGCGGTCCGGCGGTACTGGTGCTCGACGACGTCCACGCCGCCGACGACGACACGTGGGAGTTCCTGCGCGGTCTCGCGGCGTCCCCGGCGACGTCGCTGAGCGTGGTGGTCAGCGCGGCGGCGTGCGGTCCGCGCCGATTCCCGCCGCTGCGGGAAACCGCCGCGCAGCTCTCGCTCCCGGCGTTCACCGCCGACCAGGTGCGGACACTGCTGGACGCCTCCTTCGGCCGCTGCGCGCCGGATTTCGCCGAAGCGGCGCACCGGCGGACGTCCGGGATCGCCGTCGACCTGACGGCCTTGGTCCAGAGCGTCGGTGACACGGCCGAGGCGCTTTCGGCGGACAGGCTGGCATCGGCGACCGTGCCGCCGATCGTGCGGAGCCGGGTCGCCGGGCTGATGACGGCGATCGGGCAGGCCGCGCAGGACGTCGTCCGCGCGGCCGCGGTGCTGGGATCATCCGCCGGGGAACCGGATCTGGGCGCGGTGTCGGCGTCGTCCGGCGGGATCTCCGGAGCGGTCACCGAAGCCGTGGAGGCGGGACTGCTGCGGGATCTCGGCCGCGGCCGGTACGTCTCGGGGAGCCCGCTGATCGCCGAAGCGGTCTACGCGTTGCTTCCCGGTCCTTCGCGGTGCGCGATGCACGGACGCGCCGCCGCCCGGCTCGCGTCCGGTGCCGAGCCCTTCGCGTCGCTCATCGCCCGCCACGCGCGGCTCGCGGGTGACATCGACGCGTGGACACAATGGACCGGCGTCGCGGTCGACAACGCCATCGAAGACGGCCGGACCGAGGAAGCGAGCCGTCTGCTCGAAGCCGCTTTGCGGGACACGGACCTGCCGCGGAGCGCGCGCGAGTCGTTCGCCGTCCGGCTCGGCCGGGAACTGCCGCGCAGCATCGCGCACGCCGGCACGGTCCGGCTGCTGCGGGAGATCCTGCGCGAATGGCCGCTGAGCAAGGCCGCGCGGGGCGAGATCCGGGTCCACCTCGGCCAGGTGCTGATCAACCAGGTCGGCAAGGTGGAAGCGGGCAGGCTCGAGATCGAACTGGGCGCGGCCGACCTCGGCAGGCGGCAGGCGCTGCTCGCCAGGGGACTGGTCACCTTGGCGCTGCCGCATATCGGGACGGTCCCGGTCGAAGAGAACTTCCGCTGGCTCGACGAGGCCGAACGGGCGAGCAAGGGGGAGCACGACGCCGGGCTGCTCGCCGCGATCGCCGCCAACCGGCTCTCGGCGCGGATGCAGATCGCCGATCCGGAGGCCTGGCAAGACATCGCGGACCTCCCGAGGGCCCCGGAATCGGCCGAAGTCTGCCGCCAGGTGGCCCGCACCTACATCAACCTCGCCGACGCGGTGGCGTGGAACGGGCACTACCCGGTCGCGCGGGCCTACCTCTCGACCGCGCGGCGGCTGATCCGCGACGACCACCAGCCCTATCTCGACGCGCTGGCCGACGGTACGGAACTGCGCCTCGACCTCGCGATGGGGGAGTGGGCGAGTGTCGCCGAGAAGGCTCGGGCGATGCTGACGCGGGTCGACAAGGACAGCTCGCTGGCCGCCGAGCCGCTGCTCGTGCTCGGCTGGTACGAGTACGGGCAGCACCGGCCGACGGCGGCACTGCGCAGTTTCGACGCGGCGTTCGCGCTTTCCGCGGGCAGTGTTCCGGTGCAGGCTTCGGCGTACGCGGGCCGCGTCGCGGTCCATCAGGCGGGCAAGGACCTGCAAGCCGCCCGGCGCCTGGCCGAGTACGGCCTGGAGACCGTGCGCCGCAAGAACAACTGGGTCTGGGCGGCCGAACTGATGCCGTTCGCCGTGCGCACCATGCTCGGGCTGGGACAGCACGTCGAGGCGAGGGAACTGCTCGCGGAGTATCGGCAGGGCATCGACGGCAAGGACGCGCCCGTCGCCAACGCGTCGGCGCTGCTGTGCCGGGGGATGCTGACACAGGCGCGCGGCGAGACACTGGCCGCCGGTGATCTGCTGCTTGGCGCCGCGCAAGCGTACTGCGCCCTGCCGTTCCCGTACTTCGCCGCCTACGCGGACGAACTCGCGGCCGTCTGCTTCTCGGAAGCGGGAGAGCAGGCGCGCGCCGTCGCTTCTTTCACCACCGCGGAGACGGTGTACGCGAGCCTCGGTGCCGCCGTCGACGCGCTCCGCTGCCGCCGGTCACTGCGCCGGTGTGATCCGGAAATGCCCCGACGCGGCCGCAAGGGGTACGGCGAGGGGCTGTCGCCGAGGGAGCTCGAGGTCGCCCGGCTCGCCGCGCAGAATCTCACCAACCGGGAGATCGGCGAGCGGCTGTTCCTCTCGCCGCGGACGGTCGAGATCCACGTCGGACGG